The Solanum lycopersicum chromosome 6, SLM_r2.1 genome has a window encoding:
- the LOC100529127 gene encoding cullin 1 — protein sequence MTLKRRCFEILPVIILEKLQPGLLKILVQNICLRQRSACKRRRIECLIICTLALRQNFWSNSTTNNMNGQQDYAQKMQNQVLITYTNQLLEKEDSGCRALLKDEKVEDLTRMYSLFHKFPKGIELVAEIFKQHVAAEGMIVVQQAADVANNKTESSGGSHEQDFVKKAFELHDKYMVYVKGCFADNSIFHKALKEAFEVFCNKSVAGSSTAELLASYCDNTLKKGGSEQLSDEVIEDTLEKVVKLVTYISDKDVFAEFYRKKLSRRLLFDRSANEEHERLILSKLKQQCGGQFTSKMEGMVTDLSLVKDNQTHFQEYISNNTATNPGIDMTVTVLTTGFWPGYKSCDLSLPVEMAKGVESFKEFYQKKTKHRKLTWIFSLGQCNLNGKFEQKTIELILGTYQAAALLLFNASDKWSYADIKTELNLADDDLVRVLASVSCAKYKILNKEPSGSTVSSTDHFEFNSQFTDKMRRIRVPLPPVDDRKKMVEEVGKDRRYAIDACLVRIMKAKKVLTHQQLILECVEQLSKMFKPDVKAIKKRIEDLITRDYLERDLENTNTYKYIA from the exons ATGACTTTGAAGAGGCGATGCTTCGAGATTCTGCCTGTCATTATTCTCGAAAAGCTTCAACCTGGATTGTTGAAGATTCTTGTCCAGAATATATGCTTAAG GCAGAGGAGTGCTTGCAAAAGGAGAAGGATAGAGTGTCTCATTATCTGCACTCTAGCACTGAGACAAAACTTCTGGAGCAATAGTACGACTAATAATATGAACGGACAGCAAGACTACGCACAG AAAATGCAAAATCAAGTATTGATTACGTATACCAATCAGTTGCTTGAGAAGGAGGATTCTGGATGCCGAGCTTTGCTTAAAGATGAGAAG GTTGAGGATTTAACTCGAATGTATAGTCTATTCCACAAATTTCCTAAAGGAATAGAACTAGTAGCAGAGATATTTAAGCAG CACGTAGCTGCTGAAGGCATGATCGTGGTGCAACAGGCTGCAGATGTAGCAAATAACAAG ACCGAAAGCTCGGGTGGTTCACACGAGCAG GACTTTGTCAAGAAGGCATTTGAGCTACATGACAAGTATATGGTGTATGTGAAAGGCTGTTTTGCTGATAACTCTATCTTTCACAAG GCTCTGAAAGAGGCATTTGAGGTCTTCTGTAACAAAAGTGTTGCCGGCTCTTCAACTGCAGAGCTCCTTGCTTCTTATTGTGATAATACCCTTAAAAAAGGTGGGAGTGAACAACTCAGTGACGAGGTTATTGAGGATACATTGGAAAAG GTGGTCAAACTTGTTACGTACATCAGCGACAAAGATGTGTTTGCTGAGTTCTACAG GAAGAAGCTTTCTCGCCGATTGCTTTTTGATAGAAGTGCCAATGAAGAACATGAAAGGCTTATCTTATCAAAGCTAAAGCAGCAGTGTGGTGGACAGTTTACATCCAAGATGGAGGGAATG GTGACAGATTTGTCATTGGTGAAGGATAATCAGACCCACTTTCAGGAATATATCAGCAACAACACTGCAACAAATCCTGGAATCGATATGACTGTCACTGTTCTTACTACTGGATTCTGGCCTGGTTATAAATCTTGTGATCTGAGTCTCCCTGTAGAAATG GCAAAGGGCGTAGAATCCTTCAAGGAATTTTATCAGAAAAAAACGAAACACAGGAAACTAACATGGATATTCTCATTGGGACAATGTAACCTTAACGGAAAGTTTGAACAGAAAACTATTGAATTGATTCTGGGAACATACCAG GCTGCTGCTCTACTACTATTTAATGCTTCTGATAAATGGAGTTACGCTGACATCAAGACTGAGTTAAACTTGGCTGATGATGACTTGGTCAGAGTTCTGGCATCCGTATCATGTGCCAAGTACAAAATTCTTAACAAGGAGCCTAGTGGTAGCACTGTTTCATCAACTGATCATTTTGAGTTCAACTCCCAGTTCACTGACAAAATGAGGAGGATTCGG GTCCCTTTGCCTCCTGTTGACGATAGGAAGAAAATGGTTGAGGAAGTTGGCAAGGACAGACGTTATGCAATTGATGCCTGTCTGGTGCGTATAATGAAGGCCAAGAAAGTTCTAACTCATCAACAGCTAATTTTGGAGTGTGTTGAGCAGTTGAGCAAAATGTTCAAG CCTGATGTCAAAGCAATCAAAAAGAGGATCGAAGATCTTATCACTCGAGATTACTTGGAAAGAGACCTGGAGAACACAAACACATACAAGTACATTGCTTGA
- the LOC138349098 gene encoding uncharacterized protein: protein MCEGKSTAQVVTDPHILFLGVNFEVTVKDNSGFATAIVSDEIAEKMLHLTSAEIYEICFVKKGTLSLQNVEDQLNGKIFNNKMKKLFTKKLDATQKLSILAYLEKKDVVHEPMASTTVNVTEGKKRTIEHVNSREKEYPRIANKFNPPMKKN, encoded by the exons ATGTGCGAAGGGAAATCTACTGCACAAGTTGTCACCGATCCACACATCTTATTCCTAG GTGTCAATTTTGAAGTTACTGTTAAGGACAACAGTGGTTTTGCCACAGCTATTGTTTCAGATGAAATTGCAGAGAAAATGTTGCACCTCACTTCCGcagaaatttatgaaatttgctTCGTCAag AAAGGAACATTATCGCTGCAAAATGTGGAAGATCAACTGAATGGAAAGATATTcaacaataaaatgaaaaagctattcacaaaaaaattggatGCAACGCAAAAATTATCCATTTTGGCTTACCTGGAGAAAAAAGATGTCGTTCATGAACCAATGGCATCTACAACAGTCAATGTTACAGAAGGAAAAAAGCGCACAATTGAACATGTTAATTCAAGGGAAAAAGAATATCCACGCATCGcaaataaatttaatcctcccatgaaaaaaaattaa